A single window of Candidatus Finniella inopinata DNA harbors:
- a CDS encoding class I SAM-dependent methyltransferase, translating to MAESAAWFCLALSTDGIPLMKPISKIRKRDESLLFLKQLVKNPKSLGALVPSSIVLADFMCRHIDLTQNPRIIEIGAGTGRFTQALLKNGLPSENLCVVEIDPAMCAFLQKNFPDIYIVNGNANQLSDLLPETWTQADVIVSGIPMVNLSFHDQHQIIQSCFKILTPLGSLLQFTYGPLSPLPSRKLGLRQKRLGHVLLNFPPAAVWKYWKPASHESRQKRSPMNRLKHQGLHQLKRLKKQSLKVLRSHEKN from the coding sequence GTGGCTGAATCTGCCGCCTGGTTTTGTTTGGCATTATCAACAGATGGCATCCCTCTTATGAAGCCAATCTCTAAGATTCGCAAGCGTGATGAAAGCTTGTTATTCTTAAAACAATTGGTGAAAAACCCCAAGTCATTGGGGGCTTTGGTTCCAAGCTCCATCGTTCTGGCTGATTTTATGTGCCGGCATATTGATTTGACACAGAACCCCCGCATTATAGAGATTGGCGCTGGAACAGGGCGGTTTACCCAGGCCCTCTTAAAGAATGGCCTTCCTTCGGAAAATTTATGCGTTGTGGAAATTGACCCCGCCATGTGTGCGTTTTTGCAAAAAAACTTCCCCGACATTTACATTGTTAACGGCAATGCCAATCAACTGTCAGATTTGTTACCTGAAACATGGACCCAAGCTGACGTGATCGTCTCTGGTATCCCTATGGTGAATTTATCCTTTCATGATCAACACCAGATCATTCAGTCGTGTTTTAAAATTTTAACTCCCTTGGGAAGTTTATTACAGTTTACCTATGGCCCGTTGTCACCGTTACCATCCCGAAAGTTGGGGTTGCGCCAAAAACGGTTGGGCCACGTTCTTTTAAACTTTCCCCCCGCAGCTGTTTGGAAGTATTGGAAACCAGCCAGTCACGAATCGCGTCAAAAACGATCGCCAATGAATCGGTTGAAACATCAAGGTCTGCATCAATTAAAACGCCTTAAAAAACAATCATTAAAGGTTTTACGATCC